Proteins encoded by one window of Gemmatimonadaceae bacterium:
- a CDS encoding FmdB family zinc ribbon protein produces MPTYEYRCANGHDFEDFVLKISAAKPELPCPTCGVPAERRVSAGGGLLFKGSGFYITDYGKDGKKAAKPATAGTSKEGGDAASSAGAKSDAPKPDSAKADAKPAAAPAATPAKGGE; encoded by the coding sequence ATGCCCACGTACGAGTATCGCTGCGCTAATGGCCACGACTTCGAGGATTTCGTCCTGAAGATCAGCGCCGCCAAGCCTGAACTGCCTTGTCCCACCTGTGGTGTGCCTGCCGAACGGCGCGTCTCGGCGGGTGGCGGCCTGCTGTTCAAGGGGTCGGGGTTCTACATCACCGATTACGGCAAGGACGGCAAGAAGGCAGCGAAGCCGGCGACGGCGGGGACGTCGAAGGAGGGCGGCGATGCGGCGTCTTCGGCGGGCGCGAAGTCTGACGCGCCGAAGCCGGACTCCGCGAAGGCCGACGCCAAGCCGGCCGCCGCGCCGGCCGCCACGCCCGCGAAGGGCGGCGAATGA
- the argS gene encoding arginine--tRNA ligase, with product MTPEQLLRDELTRAAVAIGAPAGVMPVLERPRDPAHGDWATNLAMTLAKPLGKKPRDIAELLVAKLDLAAAGVSATEIAGPGFINFRLGAGANARGIADILALGTAFGRNDTGQGRPVNVEFVSANPTGPLHVGHGRQAALGDAISALLEGAGYRVTREFYYNDAGVQIENLAKSLWVRVAQAAGIDAAIPEGGYNGEYIREIAERYLSEHEAPPHPVLLSGAQAILGGARPDDATLFDAMRRFAVAALRAEQDLDLKAFGVKFDVYFLESSLYTDGLVEETVGLLQQGGHTFEDDGALWLRTTDFGDDKDRVMRKRDGTYTYFVPDVAYHVTKWRRGFTRAINVQGSDHHGTTARVRAGLQALEVGVPKGYPEYVLHQMVTVTRGGEEVKISKRAGSYVTVRDLIDDVGRDAVRYFLLMRKGDSQLVFDVDLARSQSEENPVYYIQMAHARLSGIFRVGEIDPATITADGVHWEALNEDAERELVKSLLDYPRLVAGAADALEPHRVAAYLLETARQVHLWYHKHHVLGEPEQILRARLVLAKAARQVLANGLALLGITAPERM from the coding sequence ATGACGCCTGAACAGCTGCTGCGAGACGAGCTCACCCGTGCGGCGGTCGCCATTGGCGCGCCGGCCGGTGTGATGCCCGTGCTCGAGCGTCCGCGCGACCCGGCGCACGGCGATTGGGCCACCAATCTGGCGATGACGCTCGCCAAGCCGCTCGGCAAGAAGCCGCGCGACATCGCCGAATTGCTGGTCGCCAAGCTCGACCTTGCCGCGGCGGGCGTGTCAGCCACCGAGATCGCCGGCCCCGGCTTCATCAACTTCCGCCTCGGCGCCGGCGCCAACGCGCGCGGAATCGCCGATATCCTCGCGTTGGGGACGGCATTTGGCCGCAACGACACGGGGCAGGGACGGCCGGTCAACGTCGAATTCGTCTCGGCCAACCCGACGGGACCGCTGCACGTCGGTCACGGACGCCAGGCCGCGCTGGGTGACGCCATCTCCGCGCTGCTCGAAGGGGCAGGGTACCGGGTGACTCGTGAGTTCTACTACAACGACGCGGGCGTGCAGATCGAGAACCTCGCCAAGTCGCTGTGGGTGCGCGTAGCGCAGGCGGCGGGAATTGACGCCGCCATTCCCGAGGGCGGATACAACGGCGAGTACATCAGGGAAATTGCTGAACGGTACCTGTCCGAACACGAGGCACCCCCGCACCCCGTACTCCTCTCCGGCGCGCAAGCCATCCTGGGTGGCGCGCGCCCCGACGACGCGACGCTCTTCGACGCGATGCGCCGCTTCGCCGTGGCGGCGCTGCGCGCCGAGCAGGATCTCGACCTGAAGGCCTTTGGCGTGAAGTTCGACGTCTACTTCCTCGAGTCGTCGCTCTACACCGACGGACTCGTCGAGGAGACGGTCGGACTCCTGCAGCAGGGCGGGCACACGTTCGAGGACGACGGCGCGCTGTGGCTGCGCACCACCGACTTCGGCGATGACAAGGATCGCGTGATGCGCAAGCGCGACGGCACATACACCTATTTCGTGCCGGACGTTGCGTATCACGTCACGAAGTGGCGTCGCGGCTTCACGCGGGCGATCAACGTGCAGGGGTCTGACCACCACGGCACGACGGCGCGCGTGCGCGCCGGCCTGCAGGCGCTCGAGGTGGGGGTACCGAAGGGCTATCCCGAGTATGTGCTCCACCAGATGGTGACCGTGACGCGCGGCGGCGAGGAGGTGAAGATCTCCAAGCGGGCCGGCAGCTACGTGACCGTGCGCGACCTCATTGACGACGTGGGGCGCGACGCCGTGCGGTATTTTCTCCTCATGCGCAAGGGCGACAGCCAGCTGGTCTTCGACGTCGACCTCGCGCGGTCGCAGTCGGAGGAGAACCCGGTCTACTACATCCAGATGGCGCACGCGCGACTCAGCGGGATCTTCCGCGTCGGCGAAATCGATCCGGCGACGATCACCGCGGACGGCGTGCACTGGGAGGCGCTGAACGAGGATGCCGAGCGCGAGCTGGTGAAGTCGCTGCTCGACTACCCGCGACTCGTGGCTGGCGCCGCCGACGCGCTCGAGCCGCATCGCGTGGCCGCCTACCTGCTGGAGACGGCGCGTCAGGTCCACCTCTGGTATCACAAGCATCACGTGCTTGGGGAACCTGAGCAGATCCTGCGCGCGCGTCTCGTGCTGGCCAAGGCCGCGCGCCAGGTGCTGGCGAACGGCCTCGCGCTGCTGGGTATCACGGCCCCCGAGCGCATGTAG
- a CDS encoding PfkB family carbohydrate kinase, with protein MSLLVVGSVALDSVETPFGKADEVLGGSATYFSAAASHQCPVQMVGVVGDDYPVERLEALRERGIDLTGLEQAEGESFRWRGRYRHDLNSAETLETRLGVFSHFRPKLPEQFKSAQYVFLANIDPRLQLQVLEQVEKPKFVACDTMNFWIESRRGDLLDLLKRVDLITLNDGEARQLTEQANLVQAARWILARGPKTVLIKKGEHGAFMFTPESIFYAPAFPLEAVFDPTGAGDSFAGGFMGYLARTNDLSEANLRRAVVIGSAMGSFVVEAFSITRLLSVTRNDIDRRVAEFHRLVSFDQDMPS; from the coding sequence ATGTCACTCCTAGTCGTAGGCTCCGTCGCGCTGGACTCGGTCGAAACGCCGTTTGGCAAGGCCGACGAAGTGCTCGGCGGTTCCGCCACCTACTTCTCCGCCGCGGCCAGCCACCAGTGCCCCGTGCAGATGGTAGGCGTCGTCGGCGACGACTACCCGGTCGAGCGCCTCGAAGCGCTGCGCGAGCGGGGCATCGATCTCACGGGCCTCGAGCAGGCGGAGGGCGAGTCGTTCCGCTGGCGCGGACGCTACCGGCACGACCTCAACTCGGCCGAGACACTCGAGACGCGCCTCGGCGTCTTCTCGCATTTCCGCCCCAAGCTTCCCGAGCAGTTCAAGTCGGCGCAGTACGTCTTCCTCGCCAACATCGATCCGCGCCTGCAACTGCAGGTGCTCGAGCAGGTGGAGAAGCCCAAGTTCGTCGCCTGCGACACGATGAACTTCTGGATCGAGTCGCGGCGCGGCGACCTGCTCGACCTGCTCAAGCGCGTGGATCTCATCACGCTGAACGACGGCGAGGCGCGCCAGCTGACCGAGCAGGCGAATCTCGTGCAGGCGGCGCGGTGGATCCTCGCGCGTGGCCCCAAGACGGTGCTCATCAAGAAGGGCGAGCATGGCGCGTTCATGTTCACGCCCGAGTCCATCTTCTACGCGCCGGCGTTCCCGCTCGAGGCGGTCTTCGATCCCACGGGCGCGGGCGATTCGTTCGCCGGCGGCTTCATGGGCTACCTCGCGCGCACCAACGACCTCAGCGAGGCCAACCTGCGTCGCGCCGTCGTCATCGGCTCGGCCATGGGTTCGTTCGTGGTCGAGGCATTCTCGATCACCCGCCTGCTATCGGTCACGCGCAACGACATCGATCGCCGCGTCGCCGAGTTCCACCGCCTCGTCTCCTTCGACCAGGACATGCCGTCGTGA
- the purM gene encoding phosphoribosylformylglycinamidine cyclo-ligase gives MSDSALTYAGAGVDIAAAESSKHRIKALVESTFTAGARGAFGGFGGMFRVPAGAKAPLLVSSADGVGTKIKVAIEAGRHDTIGHCLVNHCVNDILVQGAEPLFFLDYVAFGKLVPQVVEQVVAGVAAGCRENGCSLVGGETAEMPGLYTPPDYDLAGFIVGWVEEEQVITRDRVRAGDVLVALASSGLHTNGYSLARRIVDERLKLKADDVFPGDTRSTADVLLAVHRSYLRALAPVRGAIHAMAHITGGGLPGNLDRSLPQDLDAEVDTASWEVPNVFRVLGEAGGVARDEMFRAFNMGVGMVVITDEAGAATVRASATAAGVDNWMLGRVIRGTGRVILK, from the coding sequence GTGAGTGACTCCGCGCTGACGTACGCCGGCGCCGGCGTCGACATCGCCGCCGCCGAGTCGTCCAAGCATCGCATCAAGGCGCTCGTCGAGAGCACCTTCACCGCCGGGGCGCGCGGCGCCTTTGGCGGATTTGGCGGGATGTTCCGCGTGCCGGCGGGGGCCAAGGCGCCCCTGCTCGTGTCGAGCGCCGACGGCGTGGGGACCAAGATCAAGGTCGCCATCGAGGCCGGCCGGCACGACACCATCGGCCACTGCCTTGTGAACCACTGCGTCAACGACATCCTGGTGCAGGGGGCGGAGCCGCTCTTCTTCCTGGACTATGTGGCGTTCGGCAAGCTCGTGCCGCAGGTGGTCGAGCAAGTCGTGGCCGGCGTCGCCGCCGGGTGCCGCGAGAACGGCTGTTCGCTCGTCGGTGGGGAGACCGCCGAGATGCCGGGTCTCTACACGCCGCCCGACTACGATCTGGCGGGGTTCATCGTCGGATGGGTCGAGGAGGAGCAGGTCATCACGCGCGACCGCGTGCGTGCAGGCGACGTGCTCGTCGCGCTGGCCTCGAGCGGGCTGCACACCAACGGCTATTCGCTGGCTCGGCGCATCGTGGACGAGCGGCTGAAGCTGAAAGCCGACGACGTTTTTCCTGGCGACACACGCTCGACGGCCGATGTGCTGCTCGCGGTGCATCGCTCGTACCTCAGGGCGCTCGCTCCCGTGCGCGGCGCCATCCACGCGATGGCGCACATCACGGGGGGCGGGCTGCCAGGGAATCTCGACCGTTCGCTGCCCCAAGATCTCGACGCGGAAGTCGACACGGCATCGTGGGAGGTGCCGAACGTCTTCCGGGTGCTCGGTGAGGCCGGCGGCGTGGCCCGCGACGAAATGTTCCGCGCCTTCAACATGGGCGTGGGGATGGTGGTCATTACCGACGAGGCGGGGGCGGCGACGGTGCGCGCGAGCGCGACGGCCGCCGGGGTAGACAATTGGATGCTGGGTCGCGTCATTCGCGGCACCGGCCGCGTCATTCTCAAGTGA
- the ribD gene encoding bifunctional diaminohydroxyphosphoribosylaminopyrimidine deaminase/5-amino-6-(5-phosphoribosylamino)uracil reductase RibD: MTGPAAAWGSRERAWMRRALALAARGWGQTAPNPMVGAVIVRDGAIVGAGHHARFGERHAEVVALAQAGDLARGADVYCTLEPCNAHGKQPPCSQALIAAGVRRVVCAVADPNPAKAHGADALRAAGIAVEFGLEADAARELSAPFLHWASGASRPWITLKLAVSLDGAIAAADRQRGWLTGEAARRQVHRLRASADAIAVGIGTALADDPALTVRGVRKPRVAPLRVVFDRHARLPLDGQLARTAKRLATVILTEEPAAPAAAALQRKGVEPIEAHDLPSALHALHARGVQHLLVEGGATLAGALLASNLVDRMVIFQAPVVLGAGSLGAFSAVPAVATSAFARWRVIERRPFDDDLMTVLAPP; the protein is encoded by the coding sequence ATGACCGGTCCGGCCGCGGCGTGGGGCAGCCGGGAGCGCGCGTGGATGCGGCGCGCGCTCGCGCTGGCGGCGCGCGGCTGGGGGCAGACGGCGCCGAACCCGATGGTTGGCGCCGTCATCGTCCGCGACGGCGCCATCGTTGGCGCCGGACATCACGCGCGCTTCGGCGAACGGCACGCCGAGGTCGTCGCGCTGGCGCAGGCCGGTGATCTTGCCCGCGGCGCCGATGTCTACTGCACGCTCGAGCCGTGCAATGCGCACGGCAAGCAGCCGCCGTGTAGCCAGGCCCTCATTGCCGCCGGTGTGCGGCGCGTGGTCTGCGCCGTCGCGGACCCGAATCCGGCCAAGGCCCACGGTGCCGACGCGCTGCGGGCCGCCGGCATTGCCGTCGAGTTTGGCCTCGAGGCCGACGCAGCGCGTGAACTCAGCGCGCCGTTTCTGCACTGGGCCAGCGGCGCGTCGCGTCCGTGGATCACGCTGAAGCTCGCGGTCTCGCTCGACGGCGCCATCGCGGCCGCCGATCGCCAGCGCGGCTGGCTCACGGGGGAAGCGGCGCGAAGGCAGGTGCACCGCCTGCGCGCGAGCGCCGATGCCATCGCGGTGGGGATCGGCACGGCCTTGGCCGATGACCCGGCCCTCACGGTGCGCGGCGTCAGGAAGCCGCGGGTGGCGCCATTGCGCGTCGTGTTCGATCGCCACGCCCGGTTGCCGCTCGACGGCCAATTGGCGCGCACGGCAAAGCGGCTCGCCACGGTCATCCTGACCGAGGAGCCGGCGGCGCCAGCGGCGGCCGCCCTGCAGCGCAAGGGCGTGGAACCAATCGAAGCACACGACCTGCCTTCGGCCCTCCACGCCCTGCACGCGCGCGGCGTACAACACCTGCTTGTCGAGGGTGGAGCCACCCTCGCTGGCGCGCTGTTGGCCAGCAATCTCGTCGACCGGATGGTTATCTTTCAGGCGCCGGTAGTGCTTGGCGCAGGTTCCCTGGGCGCCTTCTCGGCGGTCCCCGCCGTCGCGACGAGTGCGTTCGCCCGCTGGCGGGTTATCGAGCGAAGGCCGTTCGACGATGACCTTATGACCGTACTTGCCCCACCGT